The Apus apus isolate bApuApu2 chromosome 8, bApuApu2.pri.cur, whole genome shotgun sequence genome has a window encoding:
- the KCNE4 gene encoding potassium voltage-gated channel subfamily E member 4, translated as MLKMDHANMTQAMLDAESRNVEKNNSNEYFYILIVMSFYGIFLIGIMLGYMKSKRKEKSSNLLLLYKDEEREWGEAVKPLPTIAGLKSAQIPMMLNMLQESMVPSLSCAICSMEGSSVSSESSSPDVHFTIQEEVLDAELGEVSETLLNESSEGSAENIHKNS; from the coding sequence ATGCTGAAGATGGACCATGCAAACATGACTCAAGCCATGCTTGATGCTGAATCCCGCAACGTGGAGAAGAACAACAGCAATGAGTATTTTTACATTCTGATCGTCATGTCTTTCTATGGGATCTTCCTGATAGGGATAATGCTGGGCTACATGAAatccaaaagaaaagagaagtcaTCCAATTTGCTTCTGCTCTACAAAGATGAGGAGAGAGAGTGGGGGGAAGCTGTGAAGCCCCTACCAACCATAGCGGGGCTGAAATCTGCCCAGATCCCCATGATGCTGAACATGCTGCAGGAGAGCATGGTGCCCTCCCTGTCCTGCGCCATCTGCTCAATGGAAGGCAGCAGCGTGAGCTCCGAATCCTCCTCCCCAGACGTGCACTTCACCATCCAGGAGGAGGTGCTGGATGCTGAGCTGGGGGAAGTGTCAGAAACGCTCCTGAACGAGAGCAGTGAGGGATCTGCAGAAAACATCCACAAGAACTCCTAG